In the Acetobacterium sp. KB-1 genome, TGGGCGATGATTTTCTTTTTCTGTCTGCTGTTCTGGGTCACTGTATTTGTCTATCTGGGCATTCCATTGCTGATCATTGGGGTGGTTGTGTTGGTAGCATCCCTAATTTTTGGCGGGAAAAGTGATGAAGCGGCGGTATCAGATGAGGACGAAGCGAAAGAATCAGAAGAATAAGTCAGCTGACGATGATAAAAAAATGCGAACAGCAAGGGAGGAAATGAAATGGAAATCGAATCTAAGGCAGATACCTTTGACTATGAAGCCGAATATGAAAAAATCAAGAATCAGGTGGTTACTTCTAATATTCTTTTGTGCGGCGCCACTGGGGTTGGCAAAAGCAGCCTGTTAAACTATATTTTCGGGTTGGAGCAGGAAAAGACGGCAACCGGTCGGCCGGTGACAACAGAAGGACTTTATCAGCATGCCTACGACTGTGGGATGGCCTTTACCATCAACATTTATGACACCTGGGGGCTTGAAGCCAATCAGTCTAAGCGCTGGAAAGATTTGATTGTGACGGAGGTAGAACGCCATGACTGTGAGCACATTGCTGAGTGGTTTCACACCATTATTTATGTTTTTTCGGCCAAGTCAGCCCAGATTGAAGGGTTCGAAAAAGCCATTATCCGGGAACTGATTGATCAGGGTAACCGGGTGATGACGGTGTTGACCCATTGCGATCTCCCCAATGTGGATGGTGCTATACATCAGATGGAAGCCATTCTTGAGGATCTGGGTATTGAGAAGCGCAATATTGTCCGAGCCTGTTCAGTCTCAAAAAAACTGCTGGGCGGGCTTGAGTCCGAGCCGTTTGGGTTGGAGGATGTCATCCATAATATTCGTAAAAACCTGTGGCAATCAATCTGTCTCAAGGTGCCGGGGAATGTCCTGATCCATGCTCAGCTGTTAATGGAAAGCTGGCGGAACGATGTGTATGACTATATCGAGGAAACGGCGACGATTTTTAATGCCTCATCACTGAGCACAGTGAACCGGATCAATGATTATGCCGGCCGCTCGGTTGAGATGGTTTATGGTGCCATCAGCCAATATGGCGAGGAAAAAATGGCTGAGGCCATTACCTATTATTGCCAGCTTGTCGACCAGCTGAATGCCCTGGCTGGAGAGCGTACTGGCAAGCCGGAATGGGACCGGCTTATGGATTTTGATTTTTCCCGGGATCGGGTCGATGTGGTCTGTGAATTACTGGCCAATCTGGTGGTGGGCCTGATTCCTTTTGCCGTCTTTTTCCTGTCCTCCAGCAACCAGGATAATCGGGTCCAAGAATTAAGGGATGGGATAGATGCCAGCTACAATCGGATTCTTGAAACCCTGAGCCAGGAGGCTCAAAAACTGGGAATTCAGCTGCTGCAGATGCAAGCAGCGTAAATGATCCCATCGTGCTATCGATAATCGTTGTCAATCTTCCTAAAATTAGCAATCAATGGCAAATAGCCGGGATTCGATTATTTTTCTTAAAGTCAGAATGACATCATCATAGGCTACCGGGTCATATAATAATTGCGATGTGATTTTTTCATAATCTCTCCGGTAAAAGTATTCCTCAATAATTTGATTTAGTATGCCATTTAGATCTTTGTCGGCTGAATGGCAACTGGAATTGTTGTGACGTTCAATCCGGACTTCAGCAATCAGTGGGACAAGGGATTCCAGATCATCCAGTCTGTCAATGATCATCGATATATCATAGAGATGCCTTGAATGTTCTGTAGGATTATTTTCAATGTAATAATCACAGACGGCGAAGACCTTATCAATAAAGGTACGTCCAATATCCTGAACGTAAACTGGGAAGGGTTCTAAATGATAGGTCTTGATAATTTCTGGAAATTGTTGTGCCTGAAGATAATTAGCGACCAAGGAATTGATTTTTAATTCCTGTACAGGAAAAGCCAGGGTGAGGAGTGTATTTTCAATGACACGGATCTCTAACAACAGTATGGTTTTCCTGATAGGTATACTGAACGAGAAAGCTCTGAAATTTGCGCTCGGACTTGAAATCAACAGCATTTAAATACTCAAATCCAAGATCTTCTATCGTCTGTCTAATTTTTCGGTTTGTTTCTTTGATTGTACTTTGTGTTACCTTTCCATTATTAATCGGATAATATGAAAGGTCAATATCTTCTGAAAATCGATTGATTGCTTTGTAACACTTAGATAAAGAGGTTCCGCCTTTAAAAATAAAATTTGGTAAATTTGTTTTCAGCGTTCTTAAAAAAAGCGTAACAAAATAATCCTTAACAATAATATCTGGTGCAATCTTAAAATATACACTGGTTCTTAAAATACTCTCTCTGAAATTGACTTCATCCTTATGCAAAATCATAAATCATCCCACTTTCAACCAATTTTTGATAAATTCGTTTTGGATAGGCGATGAGCACCTGATCGAGCAGGGACCGAGAAAAATTTTGGCTTTTGAGGTAGGTACGCAAATTATCAATCTGTTCGACGTTGTTTAAATCAATGCTCGAAAGGGCTTCGAGAAATTCAATGAGGGTTACATTTTCATTAGTGATGGGAGTTCGGGAACGTCTTAGAATCACCGGTTGACCGCCGATTTGAACCTGTCGCTTGCGGTTAGTTTCATTGTTTGTGGAAATTTCAATGACGTTGGGAACTTGAGTGGTCAGCCCCCATTTATTCAGCAAAGCCAGACCTGTCAAAACGCCATACTGATTTTTGTCATCGCTGAGGTATTTTCGACGGATCACATCAGCAGGATTGAGTGACGATTTACCAAAGATGGTTTTTTCAGGGATATAGTAAATACCCTTTTGAAACCGTCTGAGCTCTCCAGTCTTAGTCATCCTAGAGAAGGATTTTCTCAGCACATCGCTGGAAATTTTGTTTTTATTTTCCAGATCCGATAAAAAAATGGGCGTGTTGGGTTTAAATTTGGATTTAATTTGAGTAAGTGTTAGCATTGGAATCACCTCACCTATATTATAGAGGGTTTAAGTAAGATAGGCAAGTAATTATACTATTTATGTATAAAAATGTGACACCTCCTTAAGAAATAGACTTTGCTTTTTTAAAAACTTGACACCAGCAGCTACTATTTCTGTGCGGGAGGTGATCTTTCCTCTAACAAAAAATCTTTAATTATGAACAGGACCGGGACAAAATCAACGTTGTCCCAGTCCTGTTCTTATATGTATTAAATCAAATGATGAGCCTTGTTCTAAAACCCAACCATACTACTCAGCCTTCCACTCTTCTCTGTTTAATCAGTACCAGCGTCACGCCCAGCACCGCCACCCCAAAGGCCAGCACCAGCACCATACTGGTAAAAATCGACTGGAGATTGTTAGCATTGAAACTGACCGCTGCGGCGATTTCGTTATTGGCTTTGATATACCAGTAGGTGGGAGTAAAACTGGCAATGGTCAGGACATTGGCGCCTAGTAGTTCTTGAGGGACAAAGACGCCGCTGATAAAGCTGGTGCCAAGGGCAAAGACATTGGCGACGGCTGACATCGCGCCCCGGCTTTTGACCAGATTTGCGATTAAATAGCTGATACTTAAAGCGGCCAGGGTGAAGACAAAGGAGTTTAAGAGTAGCAGCAGGCCGTTGGCAGTAAACATGAAGCTGCCATACATGACAAAGCTGGCTGAGATCAGAACAAGCCAGGTTAAGATGGCAAAGCTGAGGTTGCCCAGAATCATCTGGAAATTCATATTGGCTGATCTTATCGGTGAACAGAGATTGCGCCGTTTGAGATCGGTATTATTAAAAACCAGCATTACTGAGCAGACGCCCAGAATCAGAATAGCAAACATTGAATAGGACAAATAATTAAAATAGTATCCGGATTTTTCAGCATTGGCGGAGTGGCTGCCGTTGCTGATCATCGTCACTTGGCTTTGTTCGGCCAGATCCTTGTCCAGGTATTGGGTCAGCTCAGCCTGGCTGAGGCCGGGCATGTAGGTGATGTAGGTTTGGGCGGTGTTCAAGTATTTATTGATCAACAGATCCATGTAGACATTGCTGGTGGAGTCCGGTACGATTGTTTTTTCCAACTGGACCTCCCGACCACTGAGCATTGCTTCGGTAAATCCATCAGGAACCCGAAGGATGTATTCCACCTGCCTAAAAAAAAGCGCATCCTGGAGTTTTTGGGGTTCATCGGGAAGATCCACCAGATTGGCATTTTCACTCAAATAAGTTTTGAGTCCGGCCACCAGCAAAGAATCATTATCATCATTGATAAAGGCGATATTGACCTTAACCTTGGAAAAATCGGTGTCCTGAGGCGGGTTATAGGTGTTGGTCAACAACAATGCCAGGACCATAAAAACCACCAGATAGATCAGGAGCAGGCCGCGGTTTTTCTTGATTACTTTGAAAAAAGCTTTATAAACTTGCATATTTCTGTCTCCTTAAAACTAAATACGTAATGGTGCTAAAGAGCAGTGTAAAAGCGCCCAACAGCAGGAGGTTCGTAAAAAACTGGGTATGGGTATTGTAGTAATACAGGGCATAAAAGCTGTCAGTGATCAGGCTGGCCGGGTTGAGGTAACTAAGAATCGGCACCTTGGTCATTACCAGATACTTGATATCACTGGACATCATTCCGGCCAGAAAGGACATGGTCATGGTGGACCCAATCAGAATACCGACAATGACACCCTCCCCTTTTTTAATGATAGCCGCAATACAGGCACCAAAGCTTACCCCGGTGAGGCTTCCCACCACACAGGTCAGGGCGATATAGAAAAGCTGATTGCCAAAACTGATGCCCAGTACCCCAGTCAGAAAGGCCAGCAGAAGCAGAAGTTCCAGCAATAAAACGGAGGTGGCGGCCAGCATTGAAGAAAGAAAGACGGTCAGTTTATTGGTGGGGGCCAGATTGACCCGGGCACCCACGGCCGAAAGATCAGCCTGAATCGCGACCACTTCCTTTACGCCCAGGAACCCGCCATATAAACAGGTCATCGCAATTAGCGTATAGAAATAATTGACCACCGGGTCCGGATTGGATTGGCTGGCAGAAACAGCACGCAGGTATTCGGTGCGACTGGAAACGCCAGTCAGAATGCCGTTATTCAGGGCGGCGGGGTTCTCGGTGATAATGGTGGTGATGGTGGCCGATGATTGTAAGAAATCATTCAGGAATTCTCGAATAATTGTTTGGTTAAGTCCAGATCGGTTCACCACCAGGCCCAGTTCTGGATCGAAAACGACATAGCCGTCGATCTGATTATCATTGAGCAGGGTATCGGCTTCGTCTCGGGTCGTATACTGAACGACGAACAATTCATCATTTCCGTTTATAGCCTCGGTAAAAGCCGGGTTCTGATCAAGTTCCTGGCTCTGGACCACGGCAACATTGACCTTAATAAATTCCTCGGCATTAGAAAGGTTGGAAAAGGCCAGGTTGAACAAGGTGGCTAATAGAACCGGAAAAAGAAAAGTCCAGAACATCAATTGCCGGTCGTTAAAGATGCATTTGAGGCGATAGCGATAATTAAATAAAAACATGACGTCCTCCTAATCTCTTAATTCTTTGCCGGTTATTTCCAGAAAAACATCGTTAAGGGTTGGTGGCTCGGAATAAATTTTACCGATGGTGATATTTTGATTTTTCAGGTGATCAAGAATTACAATCAGATTATTTTTTCCCCGACTTGATTTTACTACCAGCTGATAGTCGGTCAGTTCGGCTGAGATAATGTGTGGCAAGGCTTTGATTTCTAAGAGATTCAGGTTTTCAGGATTAAGCAGTTCAAGATTGATGTGCTCGCCGGATTTGATCATTTTCTTCAGCTCTTCATTGGTCCCCATGGCGATGATCTTGCCTTTATCCATAATGGCGATGCGGCTGGCGATTTGTTCCACCTCTTCCATATAATGAGAGGTGTAGATGATGGTGGCTCCCTGCTGATTTAACTTCTGGATACCTTCTAAAATATTGTTGCGGCTCTGAGGATCCACGGCCACGGTCGGTTCATCCAGAATAATCAGCTTAGGCTTATGGGCAATCCCACAGGCAATGTTTAGACGTCTTAGCAGCCCACCGCTGAGTTTTTTGGGGAAGAATTTGATAAAATCATTGAGCCCCACAAAATCAATGGCTTCGGCCACCAGCTTTTTACGGGTTTGTTTATCAGAAATGTAAAGACCGCAGAAGTAATCGATATTTTCATATACCGTTAACTCTTCAAAAACAGCCACGTTCTGCATCACCACCCCAATATCCCGTTTGAGATCATAGGCATCCGGGGACATCGGCGCATCGAAGATTTCAATGG is a window encoding:
- a CDS encoding GTPase domain-containing protein — encoded protein: MEIESKADTFDYEAEYEKIKNQVVTSNILLCGATGVGKSSLLNYIFGLEQEKTATGRPVTTEGLYQHAYDCGMAFTINIYDTWGLEANQSKRWKDLIVTEVERHDCEHIAEWFHTIIYVFSAKSAQIEGFEKAIIRELIDQGNRVMTVLTHCDLPNVDGAIHQMEAILEDLGIEKRNIVRACSVSKKLLGGLESEPFGLEDVIHNIRKNLWQSICLKVPGNVLIHAQLLMESWRNDVYDYIEETATIFNASSLSTVNRINDYAGRSVEMVYGAISQYGEEKMAEAITYYCQLVDQLNALAGERTGKPEWDRLMDFDFSRDRVDVVCELLANLVVGLIPFAVFFLSSSNQDNRVQELRDGIDASYNRILETLSQEAQKLGIQLLQMQAA
- a CDS encoding nucleotidyl transferase AbiEii/AbiGii toxin family protein; protein product: MLEIRVIENTLLTLAFPVQELKINSLVANYLQAQQFPEIIKTYHLEPFPVYVQDIGRTFIDKVFAVCDYYIENNPTEHSRHLYDISMIIDRLDDLESLVPLIAEVRIERHNNSSCHSADKDLNGILNQIIEEYFYRRDYEKITSQLLYDPVAYDDVILTLRKIIESRLFAIDC
- a CDS encoding nucleotidyl transferase AbiEii/AbiGii toxin family protein, with product MILHKDEVNFRESILRTSVYFKIAPDIIVKDYFVTLFLRTLKTNLPNFIFKGGTSLSKCYKAINRFSEDIDLSYYPINNGKVTQSTIKETNRKIRQTIEDLGFEYLNAVDFKSERKFQSFLVQYTYQENHTVVRDPCH
- a CDS encoding DUF6088 family protein, with translation MLTLTQIKSKFKPNTPIFLSDLENKNKISSDVLRKSFSRMTKTGELRRFQKGIYYIPEKTIFGKSSLNPADVIRRKYLSDDKNQYGVLTGLALLNKWGLTTQVPNVIEISTNNETNRKRQVQIGGQPVILRRSRTPITNENVTLIEFLEALSSIDLNNVEQIDNLRTYLKSQNFSRSLLDQVLIAYPKRIYQKLVESGMIYDFA
- a CDS encoding ABC transporter permease, with translation MQVYKAFFKVIKKNRGLLLIYLVVFMVLALLLTNTYNPPQDTDFSKVKVNIAFINDDNDSLLVAGLKTYLSENANLVDLPDEPQKLQDALFFRQVEYILRVPDGFTEAMLSGREVQLEKTIVPDSTSNVYMDLLINKYLNTAQTYITYMPGLSQAELTQYLDKDLAEQSQVTMISNGSHSANAEKSGYYFNYLSYSMFAILILGVCSVMLVFNNTDLKRRNLCSPIRSANMNFQMILGNLSFAILTWLVLISASFVMYGSFMFTANGLLLLLNSFVFTLAALSISYLIANLVKSRGAMSAVANVFALGTSFISGVFVPQELLGANVLTIASFTPTYWYIKANNEIAAAVSFNANNLQSIFTSMVLVLAFGVAVLGVTLVLIKQRRVEG
- a CDS encoding ABC transporter permease, coding for MFLFNYRYRLKCIFNDRQLMFWTFLFPVLLATLFNLAFSNLSNAEEFIKVNVAVVQSQELDQNPAFTEAINGNDELFVVQYTTRDEADTLLNDNQIDGYVVFDPELGLVVNRSGLNQTIIREFLNDFLQSSATITTIITENPAALNNGILTGVSSRTEYLRAVSASQSNPDPVVNYFYTLIAMTCLYGGFLGVKEVVAIQADLSAVGARVNLAPTNKLTVFLSSMLAATSVLLLELLLLLAFLTGVLGISFGNQLFYIALTCVVGSLTGVSFGACIAAIIKKGEGVIVGILIGSTMTMSFLAGMMSSDIKYLVMTKVPILSYLNPASLITDSFYALYYYNTHTQFFTNLLLLGAFTLLFSTITYLVLRRQKYASL
- a CDS encoding ABC transporter ATP-binding protein, with translation MVINVKNLVKRYGDLIALDHFNLEVQEGEILGLLGPNGSGKTTAINCILSLLKYDKGTIEIFDAPMSPDAYDLKRDIGVVMQNVAVFEELTVYENIDYFCGLYISDKQTRKKLVAEAIDFVGLNDFIKFFPKKLSGGLLRRLNIACGIAHKPKLIILDEPTVAVDPQSRNNILEGIQKLNQQGATIIYTSHYMEEVEQIASRIAIMDKGKIIAMGTNEELKKMIKSGEHINLELLNPENLNLLEIKALPHIISAELTDYQLVVKSSRGKNNLIVILDHLKNQNITIGKIYSEPPTLNDVFLEITGKELRD